TCATGATTATCGCAGATAATGAGAACTGAACATTGCAACAACACTTTGTACCAATTATTCAAGGCGAAGGCCCTCAAGCTTGAGGCGAAGTTTTGTCATAGGGAAAAAGAGTTGAACGCTGCTGAAGTGCTTATTGCTGCTAGGGACAAGGAGATATTGGAGTTGAAGAACCGTCTGAAGGGGAAGGAGCAGCTCGGAGCCGAAGAGGAGAAGCTTCGTGTTGAGCTTGCATCGGTTCGTAGTGAGTTAGAGAAGGCCCAAAAAGATGCTTCGTCTTCTAAaggtttgttttcttttcctaCTCTCCTCTTCGTCTCTCCCATCCGTCTTCTTAGTGTGTTGTCTGAGTCTCCCCGCCCTATCTTCAGCGGCTGACACCATAGAATTGATATGGCTTCGTAATGAGAGGACTCAGCAAACTACCCGGATCAAAGAATTAGTTGAGAAAATTAAACGTGAAGCCGATAAATGGAATGCTCGGGCCGATGAGCATAATACCATAGTATCTGAGTGGCGAGAAAGGCTGACCCAAATGGTTGATATCCAGAACAGTTACAATACCGATCATCGTCAGTTTAATGACACTCTGTTGTGGACTCGCGAGAACCTCCGTGTTGCTCGTGAAAATGCTACTAGCTTGAAGGCTAAGGTGACAcacttggaagaagaattacgtCAAGCTCTTTTGTCCCATGATCCTGAAGTGAAGGATTATATACAACGACTTGTTCGGGAGAGAGACGACGTCAGAGCTGAGGCTCATTCCCTTAGTAATGCTTTAACCACTTCTCGGGTTGATGTTGCTCGTTTATTTGGTTCTGAAAAAGATCTCGAAGTTAACATGTACAGGCTTACTAAGGGCATAAAAGAGATGAataacgaagtcaaccaccttcgccATTTGGACTCCATGAATcaggtagagttggatgagtgtCAGTTCGCTCTTAAGAATCTTCGGTTTGATTATAAAAAATTTTCAGACGAGTACGATTTTCTTGATGATGCTCGGGACGCTGTAGTTAATGAATATGAGATATCTTCAGCTAGAGTCGAAGGTATACATTTATTTGGCCGCGAACAGTTCTGCGGTTCTTGTTTTCTAACCTATTTTTGtcttctttttcagagctcgagagaCAGTTTGACCTCTGATGTGTTTTCaaattgttgtagtaaaaaggttcgttgagacttgtgaaggaagatttttttagacttaatttttataaataaaaaaaatataacaaactcgaataaaaagtgttgtgagaattatggagagactggggctaggattccgctatttaccaattccaaagtgatactaattataatcatgcaatttcacacgttcaaattgattctcaactattgcaaaagtagatttttagaaacaacaaatgttgatccaaagcatgagacatcaaaaccctaggctaagcatgttccatcaaaagaaaatacaattgtttaacaaaaaccataaaatctattttcaatctaggcaaataatcataaataaaaattgcacaaattaaataattaagaattaccacttttcattggaaagatagcatctTCCGTCGCCCCAgatgatggggtttagctcatcattgtgtaaacacgctcaaaatatttgttcattgcttcaaaaattgtttacaaagataaaatggagagaaaatgatgaaaatcgggtgtttaaaACTCTCCCCCTAATcacttcatcccccttctcttacatctcaggagctatttataacccagcagtaaccacaaatatctccaattactcctcaaaatcttcatagTGAAGaaatattattctcgggaataatttcctatttttttcttttctgcacgcgtgaatgagctgtaaaatatctccaattactcctcaaaatcttcacagtgaaggaatattatcctcgggaataatttcctatttttttcttttctgcacgtaTATTTCCCACAGTAAAACCAACAGTAAGTgaaacgaaaatatatttgttcctGTTTTAGCTTATCACGCGTATGTTTAGTGGTGACgtgttccaacatgcatatttctcgaaatatattgatTCTAACTCGTGACAGGATAATCTCTCAACGCAGCTACGAATAGTAAATGTCCTCtgggttgcctttaacactttttcgagccaatttttctgaaaatgtttatttcctaaaaatacataaaaacacaatattagtacaaaaatcgagtaccagcaatacatgaaattaaggacaacgtatacacaaaaatgtgtctatcaaatacccccaaacttattatttgctagtcctcgagcaaaactaatatagaaaataaaatgactacacttagcatgtgcaacaagccgttaaaccgctaggtggccctagcggcggagtgttgtctccggagggtttaccagaggtgtacccacaaaaccattactccagaccctagatatctacacagaaccttggaaggcactaaagaatctacttggttggcatacaaacattgactataggaggaattaccctgatgcgaatttccaattgatgtacacgagtttgcactcaacatactataattcatatataagtgacagagctctactcagatagtttctagacatcataaccggagtcaaccaatcacatggaaagattaagaagatggataaagagatggttaaaagtgaatggtgtttcccatatcggtctgaaggcctctgccaaagtgaacctatcctaatggactgagatagtttctagacatcataacaggagtcaaccaatcacatggaaagattaagaagatggataaagagatggttaaaagtgaatggtgttttttttaaattctaacgcCTGAGCTTTgtggttttatgaatagactctttagatgtttccatctaatcagattggttcctcaactcctacaaccaatatgttcccatccacttagattggttagtgccaaccttaataagcataaatttctaggctctggagtttatttgttgcaggtaatatctaacaaaaagtttcttccccacccccaaacttaaatctaacattgtcctcaatgttctaaagatgaaatgaacaataagaaactgttaccacttgatggatgaaaaaagaaataaggaaggatattaacgtaagcatgagtacctcccaggaaatgctaaatttaaagtctttagctagacatcaaatacctcaaaaaggattttcaccttccaaagtcatatatcaacagtcgaaacaattgtgggtccataagaccaaataaagCTGACActagtatgagacaactgcactgattcagaaaaatgaaaacaaggagcacttcctcatctaaggtttctgtcaagacaactgggtttatctgcggcgcgtaattgaacttcatatgtgtgtctcaataaatagattcatccgaaaaacgggtctctaatacctgggttacctcctgaaCAGTATTAGGATGATCGGGTTGCGGAGtatgaaaagactcaagtaatatctcagatgtacaaggatcgagtcccaagtttgggactctaattagggatacgatacaatcacaagaaccatcactacccctgaacttagggttcacagacaaacttctaactatttcttgaatttccggatctttagagtctttaaaatactcaagagattcttctagttctctacccccaaacttagggtcatcattattctcagaaaaacataaaactattgcctgaatttctgggtccacaaaatctttaaaatactcaagagcttcttctaaagattgatcacatatctgatctatgagaatggtttcctcaaaatcatctaaagaatctaccagtaaagtgtcaagccaattatcctgaaccaaatcctgaactaaagtgctaatcatattcacttcttctaaatcatcgttctcagaaggttgtctagtaacattaaagacatttagttcagtggtcatattaccaaagggtATGTTCATaatcccagtcctacagttgatgacagtgttagatgtggctaaaaatgggcgacctaaaatcactaggatttgacgacttgggtcctgaacaggctgggtatctagaacaacgaaatccaaaggataaataaacttatcaacctcaatcaaaacatcctctatgacaccacgagggactttgacagacctatcagctaattgtagtgtcattttagtcggtttcaacttaccaagacctagctgggtgtatacatgatacaggagtaagttaacactagctcctaagtcaagtaaagctttatcgaccatgtgattaccaatcgcacaacatatggtggggcatccaggatccttatacttagggggtgtttggttcagaagaatggaacttacctgaccagctaaaaaagctttcttatggacattaagcttacgctttcgtgtacaaagatctttaaggaacttggcataagcaggcatctgcctaattgcttctaatagcggaatgttgatgttcacctgcttaaatgtttccattatatcgttgaaagtcgactccttctttgttggggctaacaaatgtggatatgtggctctaggcacaaaggtagacctatcaggaatttcttgggaatccttagagactgtttcagtttcctcatctacgggctcctcttgggaagtagaaggtggaactacagtatgtccactaggcatggctaccttattgtctacagttttaccactcctaaggattgttatcgagttcacatggtttgatgatttctcaccagctaaagatatttgatggactcccctagggttgggttgtggttgactaggaaactttcctttttctctcaatgtatcatttatctgactaacctggattttcaactcggaaatagcccgagagttagcctgacctattctcttattttttttttaaaccttgagaaacagattgctgaaactgcacagtgttacgagttaacaaagcaagagactcttctaaactcataatcttcttatccgaagggttctgaaactgtgccggagctgaaggattcttagtatagccaaaacctgggggaacctgagcattactagactgaccttgattctggcccttggaccaagaaaggtttaaatggtttctccagccagggttataggtttctgaatatgggtgaaacttctgttggttatcaaacctagtgttgttataaagagcattggcttgctcttcaacagcatgaccttcccaaaaaggctcatttcttccactactaccactagaatgacctaattctaaggcttctaaccttttgactataactgctattttggcatctgactcataagatccttctaccctattaacatttcctataCTTAGAAGagttgttttctggggttccctactattttcccattgttgggtcttatcggcgatttcattcaaaaatgtcatcgcttcatcaacagttttattttcaaacccacctgtgcataatgactcaaccatggttgttgttgaataatctaaaccctcgtagaggatctgaactaacctaaccttctccaaaccatggtgaggacattgagatatcaagtcattgaacctttctaagtacctatataaagattctccctcttgttgggaaaaagtacatatttgtgtcctaatagacaatgttttatgccttgggaaaaacttaagtataaaggcagaagtacgttggtcataggtttcaattgactcagagtccaaactatacagccaagatttggctttatcttttaaggaaaaggggaataacttaagtttcaacgcatcatcacttaggtttttaattttcagagtactacaaacttcctcaaattctataacatgaaaataggggttctcattctccttccctacaaacattgggagcatctttaaagtcccaggtttcagttcataatttgcctcggtttcatctaacttgatacaagacggtcgagaggtcctagttgggtttaaaaaagctttcaaagttgccatttctggcactaccaaaggactacgagtactaggggtactttcctcacgaagagacagattctgaaaactgaagtttccaaaaacggggatctcaaaagaagagtcttcgagctcccctccttcacaagaagaactactaggtttttcactaatcaaatgacctagagtgtttcttttccaatcccgtttaaaaactttgggcatacactagaaaatcaaaatcaaaaagaaaagccctaaaaagTAAGGGATTTTCTATGcaagcacaaacaaggatgactccaccaaagaaaacctactgatttctagcaaacaaaaagcatgatggctccacttagattgtttctagaccagcttctaatccttcgaacgggaattcgttacaatttaacaaacccctatggaatcaattcgagttgaagtaagttgaatagaggcgagggaagctcggtggagctttgatacccaaggcatcaccggtattacaaggcggcgcagtcacacattcaacttacagtaaccgtcaagaacttcgaagtatgcttaaaagagtaaccaatatctttcgaatgactttcctgttaagctcgttaccctatcggtctcgttctagtcaaaattttaggcttaggtgtcgttttcctaaggcgggcaagaagagaacggtgatgatgtacgaacccttatcttgtatggccagtccttgccctttactaggaaattaaagcagccgttttcaagtcctcaacatatatgcatacgaaggaagacagtaactcgcttacaggggattcgcgagtgttacgacaaacttacctcccgtaccagacgggggataaacctttgtagtcgactcgggccacgactcctatgtcatgtactaacccgaggggccaaggtgatatcgtaatcaccgtccttctctgcaaacagtttatatttaaattacccttctgtagggtttaaaaataatgtcccaaaatttaaagtccaaagtccaaaaatataaagtgcaaaagaaaaagaaagtctaaaaaaaaaaatctacaaaaaaaaaaatgtctgtcttttttttttcctctctttttttttataaaaaaaaatcttcttctttcgctccgttcgcttttccttttactccagtctttaagtattcaccaaaagctttgtcaaaattttctttcgctccaaattccaaaatctgaaagaaaaagacaaaaacccaaaaacgtaaagaagaacaaataaaaataaaaaccaaaaaaaaaaataatctaaaaactctagcctaaagacaagtccgcgtcggcggcgccaaaaatttgatgtgttttcaaattattgtagtaaaaaggttcgttgagacttgtgaaggaagattttcttagacttaatttttataaataaaaaaaatataacaaactcgaataaaaagtgttgtgagaattatggagagactggggctaggattctgctatttaccaattccaaagtgatactaattataatcatgcaatttcacacgttcaaattgattctcaactattgcaaaagtagatttttagaaacaacaaatgttaatccaaagcatgagacatcaaaaccctaggctaagcatgttccatcaaaagaaaatacaattgtttaacaaaaaccataaaatctattttcaatctaggcaaataatcataaataaaaattgcacaaattaaataattaagaattaccactttttcattggaaagatagcatcaTCCGTCGCCCCATaggatggggtttagctcatcattgtgtaaacacgctcaaaatatttgttcattgcttcaacaattgtttacaaagaaaaaatggagagaaaatgatgaaaatcgggtgtttaaaACTCTCCCCCTAATCACTTCCTAATcacttcatcccccttctcttacatctcaggagctatttataacccaacagtaaccacaaatatctccaattattcctcaaaatcttcatagtgaaggaatattattctcgggaattaattttctatttttttcttttctgcacgcatgaatgagctgtaaaatatctccaattactcctcaaaatcttcacagtgaaggaatattattctcgggaataatttcctgtttttttcttttctgcacgtatatttcccacagtaacaccaacagtaagtgaaacgaaaatatattttttccctgttttagcttatcacgcgtctgtttagtgttgacgtgttccaacatgcatatttctcgaaatatattgatTCTAACTCGTGACAGGATAATCTCTCAACGTAGCTCCGAAtagtaaatgtcctccgggttgcctttaacactttttcgagccaatttttccgaaaatgtttatttcctaaaaatacataaaaacacaatattagtacaaaaatcgagtaccagcaatacatgaaattaaggacaacgtatacacaaaaatgtgtctatcaacctcGCAAATGAAaggcttgaaaaggctcaatctgtcATAGTGCAGCAGTAAGGTCAGACCAACTATTACGAAGGGTTGGCTAAGCCTCGGGATGAAGCGGCGAAGGAGGCGTCTAAGGAGGTGACTCGTCTGACATCTGCGCTATCACAATCTGAGCTGAAGACCACCGTGATTACTTATAAAGCCCGCTGCCATCTTGCCGAGGAGATCAACAAGACTCTGTCTAAAATTGAGCAAGGTCTTAAGAAAGATTATGGTATTGTCAAGGATTATCCTCGTCGCCCAATGCCCGATCCCTTAGCTTATTCTTCTGGTCCTTCTTCGGGCGGGAGTGTTCCTTCACCTCAACAGAAAGATCCCGCTGATAACGCTGGGTCTTCTATGGGGAAGTAGGGTCTCAGTCGCAGGCCGTTGATCTTCGTTGATTACTTGGCTTCAAGCCAACTTTTgatgtattttttgttttttgcttgACTTcccgaacttgtaatcaactttcaTGGAATAGATCATCGTTTGTTTGAGTATGTACACTTCTGATTTTTCTGCATGGTTAATTCAATTACTATTTTAGACAGTACACAAATATAGTCGATCAGAATGAATGAATTATGTAGTAGAAAGTGTTTGGATGCAATAACGAGGATGTGCACCTTCGTTACTGACTTTGTACCTGTCACCCCGTTGGCTAATCCTTGGCCAGGGGATTACCAAACGGTGGGGGTTGATGCAACGTTCCCGGGTATGTAATGCgttattaaaatatttacatgcattcATTCCGCTGATACATTGCCTTATtagttggttgggtatctctttctgctagaAGCCTTCCCCGTGGTCCTACACtctagacactgataggggagtcccgagagattgtaaatAGTTACTTTCCCCAATAGAGACTTTGTAAAAAGCTTGTTGGATTGATGCAGCGTTCCCGGGTATGTAATGCGTTATTAATATATTTAAAGGCATTCATTTCGCTGATACGCTGCCTTTATTGATTGTAAATAGTTACTTTCCCCAATGGGAATAtttcaaaaagtttgtttgattgatgagTTGAGGTCTactattcctcgtccagagatagaaacatatcAAGCGGGTACgccgtcttcttcttctggtgctcttcacgcAGGCGCAGAACGACGTTGATTTTTATGGATGGTAAGGCTTGAGATACTTCACATTCCAAGGGTGTATGAGGACTTCTCCTTTTAATTTACGTAGGTAGTAGGATCCATTCCCTGCAATATCATGTATGACAAAaggtcccccccatgttggtgccaGTTTACCCCATTTATTCTCTCGCTGGTATTGGGGTATGGTTCTCagcacatactgtccttctacaaagtttctaagcttaaccctttTATTGTACTACCTCGCCAGTCTTCGTTGGTAATTCTCCATCTTCTACAGCGTcgtttcccttctttcttctagatcatcgagcctttccagcatcatatccgcagtgaggttcttctcccatgcttcggtcttcgtggttggcatgatgatctctgttgggatgactggtTTGGCTCCGTATGTGAGGAGGAACGGTAATTATGTtcggtatgcccataacacattgtgtaaTTGCTCATACCATCATCCCTTGTGTTTGTCCAACAGTTTTTTGAGTATGAGGGCAAGGGTCTTGTTCGTGGATTCCGCTTGGTCATTGCTTTGAGGATATATGGGGGTCGATTTGTTCTTTCTGATATTGAAGGTATCAAAGAGCATGTCGATGTTCTTCCCTTGCAGCTTCTTGCCGTTGTCGGAGACAATCTCCGTTGGGATGGCAAACCTGTAAATaatattttggaagatgaacgtGAAAACATCCGAGTCATGGaagatcactggatccgtcgtaaCACTCGAAGGCTTGTACAGAGCATTTCTGGGGGATGAGAGCTTTGGCTAAACGCTGGGTTAGCGGGGTAGTGTTGGATTCCTTCATCACTTGATACAGTATTCATCCCCCTGCTTGGCTTTCAACTGCTTGATTTCCGCCATCATTTCCGCACGAAGATTCTCCATTGCTTGCTAGTGCTCCTAGTGAATGGTGGATCGTCCTGGTCTCGGATCTGTCTATCGAAGTAGTCTGAGTCCTCTGGATTGTAATCTGGGTTGGATTTTCGATTTCCTCTGCATCTCTTTGGTTTAGCGGCTGCGAGTTGTTCATATTGGCCACTACCATCCTTCGGTCCTGATTTAGTAGTGGTGCCATGGAGTTAGCCTCGTCGTGTGAATTTTCCACCTCTGCGCTATGGGAGATCCTATCCTTGAGTTTTTGGTTTTCCTGCGCCAGTAGAGCTACCGCGTATACCCtttggttcttccttaattcttcCAACTCTGCCATCATCTGGACAGAGTGATTTCTTCCTTGGTTCGGTGTCCCCCCCCCCTGCATTTGTCCACCGGCCACTACGGTGTTATCTTCCCCAACAATTTGTATCAATGGGACCGGAGGGTCAATTTGCGGGGCTTGCTGTGCGGGTTGATTTGCTATCAGAAGAGGTTGATTAACTTGAAGTGGCAGATTCTGTTCGTTGCTGAGCAGCATCCCATAAAGTAGTTGTTGTATTACTGACTCTGCCATCCCTTCACGCTGTTCATTTGGCCGGGTGGCTGCTGTCACTTTGGAGGCTCTTGATCTGGATGCTACTTCTTTAGAGGCTCTCCCTTTGGCAGCAACGTCCTTCAATGCTTCCGCTGCTATTGCGCTGGCATCCAAAGGCATCGTTCTCTCAGCTCCATCTTGTCTCTTGTCTGCTTCCTTTAGCTTTTCGCCTTTTTGTTTGATGCGCGTCAttaccggggttgtccttggcgcGTATTTTGATGATGCTTTGGATTTTCCTACATCCTTCGTTTTTTCCATCTTCGATCCTCTATCTTTTTCTTCACAAGAAAATTATCATCAAAGAAATGATATCCGCGCGTGTTGGGTTAGGTATGTTAGTCTAAACCGAACCCCCTTGGGAATCATGTAACGAAGATCCAGAGATCTTAAATTTAATGAAATGTGATCCACTGTTTTAAAACATATAGGTCTATTGATAGATTTGAAAATATAGTTTTAAAGGGTCTTATATTAAACATAGATTTTGGAGAAGTTAGCATTATAATAATAGCGTAAGCCTGCTAACGAGTTCTCGTGTTTTAAAGATGATGGTTACACAAATCTCGCTAATGAAGTTCCCATAAGTTTGATTTTTAAAGATAAAGCACCATGGGGTTATCTTAAAAATGCAGAtcctttaaaaaggaaagtaGATTTGCTCATAAATCTGATTTTCAAACACAACTTGAAATATCTTAAAAAACGTGGATCTTGTAAAAATGAAAGTAGATCCACCTATAGATTTGCTTTTTTAAAGTCAAAAATTTGAAATCGTCTTAAAAAACGTAGAGCTTGTAAAGATGAAAGTAGATCTACCCATAGATTTGTTTTTTGGAAAGATAATGCTTGTTATGGCAGCTTCAAGCGCTGTTATTTTCAGAGAACAGTGCTTGGAACAAAAAGAATGCGGAAAGTCACAGGATAAGACAAATATTTTACCGGGAcatagtccctgtttctagcgccagactgtgaacacataaatcacgatggcatccacgtgttcacaaagaATGTTAGCATACAATTATTCATTCTAGAACTGCAACTATTATGCGTAAATTTACAAAGGGACAATGACTCATTGACTCAGAGCCATCGGTCTCGTCCTTGTCTAGTCATATGGTAATGAAATAGATAATCGAATGGTAGAATAAATAATAAGTCGAAGCAtaaacataaatacataatataaagtgttgaatgtaaatgagacggtgatttacgtggttcatcactaaggcctacatccatgggggttgttgtttcactatgtagttgggagttacaaagatagtcaaatgactttatcTGAAATACGAAGTTAGAAGGGGAAAGGGaattcatacttactcttcctatttctctctctcctatGTTTACTAAGAATTGGTCGActccttctctcttagtggagaagaGTATTTATAGA
This DNA window, taken from Papaver somniferum cultivar HN1 chromosome 3, ASM357369v1, whole genome shotgun sequence, encodes the following:
- the LOC113359133 gene encoding myosin-3-like codes for the protein MVIADGYQYGYTQQHILEIMRTEHCNNTLYQLFKAKALKLEAKFCHREKELNAAEVLIAARDKEILELKNRLKGKEQLGAEEEKLRVELASVRSELEKAQKDASSSKAADTIELIWLRNERTQQTTRIKELVEKIKREADKWNARADEHNTIVSEWRERLTQMVDIQNSYNTDHRQFNDTLLWTRENLRVARENATSLKAKVTHLEEELRQALLSHDPEVKDYIQRLVRERDDVRAEAHSLSNALTTSRVDVARLFGSEKDLEVNMYRLTKGIKEMNNEVNHLRHLDSMNQVELDECQFALKNLRFDYKKFSDEYDFLDDARDAVVNEYEISSARVEGLAKPRDEAAKEASKEVTRLTSALSQSELKTTVITYKARCHLAEEINKTLSKIEQGLKKDYGIVKDYPRRPMPDPLAYSSGPSSGGSVPSPQQKDPADNAGSSMGK